A region of Acidisarcina sp. DNA encodes the following proteins:
- a CDS encoding RepB family DNA primase, with product MRSATMSQIAAGFLRRCFGPDETVAILIRNQNCAAPMQRVVRVERVLETRYMAWLSYENQHGRNNIYVTANPLRPGSRRRTKACISSVRHLYLDIDEDGDVRLAALRASELVPPPTSILSTSPNKYQVLWRVEGFDFAGQEQMLKLLSIAFGGDPACTDCNRVLRVPGFLNRKYDPACRVEVEYPDDSVWTPKDFRLEAGTVNALLIARENPPSNAQSRHSNSENDWAWVSRELAHGKDAAKLTRELASRRLDKPNPLYYAQRTVDVASAQLWIIEGIRFGDVITMLESRRRFELPAAICSARAREIATTAERMIVRRKSA from the coding sequence ATGAGAAGTGCCACTATGAGTCAAATCGCTGCCGGTTTCCTAAGACGCTGTTTTGGCCCCGATGAGACCGTTGCGATCCTGATTAGAAATCAGAATTGCGCGGCTCCGATGCAACGTGTCGTGCGAGTGGAGCGTGTCTTGGAGACCCGCTATATGGCATGGCTCTCGTACGAAAACCAGCATGGCCGCAACAACATCTATGTCACGGCGAACCCGCTGCGGCCTGGCAGCCGGAGGCGCACCAAAGCGTGCATCTCTTCTGTCCGGCATTTGTACCTCGATATTGACGAGGATGGGGACGTGCGCCTCGCTGCGCTTCGGGCATCCGAACTGGTGCCGCCGCCCACCTCAATTCTCTCAACATCGCCTAACAAGTATCAGGTGCTTTGGCGGGTCGAGGGCTTCGACTTTGCGGGGCAAGAACAGATGCTCAAACTGCTCTCTATCGCCTTCGGTGGCGATCCCGCTTGCACCGATTGCAACCGCGTTCTACGCGTCCCTGGATTTCTGAACCGTAAGTATGATCCGGCGTGCCGAGTCGAAGTTGAATACCCGGACGATTCCGTCTGGACTCCAAAGGATTTCAGGCTAGAAGCCGGCACTGTCAATGCGTTGCTGATCGCGCGGGAGAATCCACCCAGCAATGCACAATCGAGGCACAGCAACTCGGAGAACGATTGGGCATGGGTTTCTCGCGAGCTTGCCCACGGCAAAGATGCAGCAAAGCTGACCCGAGAACTGGCCTCACGCCGCCTAGATAAGCCAAATCCTCTGTACTACGCCCAACGCACCGTCGATGTCGCTTCGGCTCAACTATGGATCATTGAAGGCATCCGATTTGGCGACGTCATCACGATGCTCGAATCACGCCGACGCTTCGAACTTCCCGCTGCCATTTGCTCAGCTCGTGCGCGGGAGATTGCGACTACGGCAGAACGCATGATTGTCCGCAGAAAATCCGCTTGA
- the ssb gene encoding single-stranded DNA-binding protein, whose translation MYLNKVILMGFLGGDAVVRTGKHDKQFSTLSLATKESRKDRETGTYNERTEWHSLIVFGKLAEFAGKLKKGAHIQIEGKIQHSEYKGVKTDTIRVTSILKLDRAERSAAEEEFDEAPDEDAAA comes from the coding sequence ATGTACCTGAACAAAGTAATCCTCATGGGCTTTCTCGGCGGCGATGCAGTTGTTCGCACCGGCAAACACGACAAGCAGTTCAGCACGCTCTCCCTTGCAACCAAGGAGTCCCGCAAGGACAGAGAGACCGGCACGTACAACGAGCGCACCGAATGGCATAGCCTCATCGTCTTCGGCAAGTTGGCCGAGTTCGCCGGCAAGCTCAAGAAGGGCGCCCACATCCAGATCGAGGGCAAGATTCAGCACTCGGAATACAAGGGCGTGAAGACCGACACGATCCGGGTGACATCCATCCTCAAGCTGGACCGCGCGGAACGGTCTGCCGCAGAGGAAGAGTTCGATGAAGCTCCCGACGAGGACGCGGCCGCATAG